In Nitrososphaerota archaeon, a single genomic region encodes these proteins:
- a CDS encoding peptidase, translating into MLQLKSLTVLMALLVGSMIVSPAFAAVTPSTQNVQNYAKSGDFVTLMGQGIDPDDDSLTISWVQVRGEQVELTPSNTVAEPTFKAPMVENGRVKVLTFELTVEDAYGEIDTDLVKVTILPRNQQPTADAGSDQTVEKGDEVTLDGSGSDPEGDALRYNWSQITGPKIQLDDPSSQTPSFDTSSVTRGSAIFTFQLIVFDGFGGMAKDTMTVKMTAAKPSLISVSAGRDQIVDEGDTVQLEGTCDDKLDREQNYSWVQTLGPFVELSSNADSDLTFVAPEISNSKIVPTAFRFTCQAEDGGSATDVVIVRVRPVNDGPMADAGPDKNSISNRFVYLAGTGSDPDGDIIKYSWSQVGGDDVVIAYQTKGDARFKAPEVFGGASTELTFELTVTDPSGAEDSDTVTVTVASDNVRASADAGSDQVVDEQTEVTLAGTGTDPDSDEITFSWKQIGGEAVELFDTESAEPTFTAPVVANGKFKILVFELQVADENGYPTKDISKVTILPVNMPPVVDAGEDQEVKIGDTISLAGTSSDEDDEPLTYLWNQISGPTVELSTSTELETSFVAPKTEVDAVITFQLIANDGSKDSEPDTVDVMVKGAPVKIITANAGNDQRVQENSKVTLFGSGKDQMKHNLSYNWRQISGVQVELSANDVAKPSFTAPLVANGETKKLTFEITVSDGTGRSAMDTVTVTVEPINSAPTAIAKIKTVREAV; encoded by the coding sequence ATGTTGCAACTAAAATCACTAACAGTTTTGATGGCGTTACTAGTTGGTAGCATGATTGTATCTCCAGCATTTGCTGCAGTTACACCATCGACTCAAAACGTCCAAAATTATGCAAAATCTGGCGACTTTGTAACCCTGATGGGTCAAGGAATCGATCCAGACGATGACTCACTTACAATCTCTTGGGTCCAAGTCCGCGGAGAACAAGTCGAACTGACCCCATCAAACACGGTTGCAGAGCCAACCTTCAAAGCTCCAATGGTAGAAAATGGCAGAGTTAAAGTCCTAACCTTTGAATTAACCGTAGAAGATGCTTATGGAGAAATTGATACTGATTTAGTTAAAGTCACTATTTTACCAAGAAACCAGCAGCCAACAGCTGACGCAGGTTCTGACCAAACAGTCGAAAAAGGTGACGAAGTCACACTTGACGGCTCTGGTTCCGACCCTGAGGGCGATGCACTCAGATACAACTGGTCACAAATCACCGGCCCAAAAATACAACTTGATGACCCTTCATCACAAACACCAAGCTTTGACACCTCAAGTGTAACTAGAGGCTCAGCCATTTTCACATTCCAATTAATTGTATTTGACGGCTTTGGAGGAATGGCCAAAGACACCATGACAGTAAAAATGACTGCAGCCAAGCCTTCACTAATCTCTGTGTCTGCAGGACGTGACCAAATTGTGGACGAGGGTGACACAGTACAGTTAGAGGGCACATGCGACGACAAGCTTGACAGAGAGCAGAATTACTCTTGGGTACAAACACTAGGTCCATTTGTGGAATTATCATCTAACGCTGACTCTGACCTAACATTTGTAGCACCAGAAATTTCAAACAGCAAAATTGTTCCAACAGCATTTAGATTTACATGCCAAGCAGAAGACGGCGGTTCAGCAACCGACGTTGTAATTGTCAGAGTCCGACCAGTAAATGATGGACCAATGGCAGATGCAGGACCTGATAAGAACTCGATATCAAATAGATTTGTCTACTTAGCAGGTACTGGTTCTGATCCGGATGGAGACATTATCAAATATTCCTGGAGCCAAGTTGGTGGAGATGATGTAGTAATTGCATACCAAACAAAGGGCGATGCAAGATTCAAGGCACCAGAGGTTTTTGGAGGCGCATCAACTGAACTAACATTTGAATTAACAGTTACTGACCCATCCGGCGCCGAAGACAGCGACACCGTAACGGTAACAGTCGCATCAGACAATGTTCGAGCATCTGCAGACGCTGGATCTGATCAAGTCGTAGATGAGCAAACCGAAGTCACACTTGCAGGCACTGGTACTGACCCTGACAGCGATGAGATTACATTCTCTTGGAAGCAAATAGGCGGCGAAGCAGTCGAACTATTTGATACTGAATCTGCAGAACCAACATTTACTGCACCTGTGGTGGCAAATGGTAAATTCAAGATACTTGTCTTTGAGTTACAAGTAGCAGATGAAAACGGCTACCCAACCAAGGATATTTCCAAAGTCACAATACTACCAGTTAACATGCCACCAGTGGTTGATGCTGGAGAAGACCAAGAAGTAAAGATTGGCGATACCATTTCACTTGCAGGTACTTCATCTGATGAAGATGACGAACCATTGACATACCTGTGGAACCAAATCTCTGGTCCGACAGTTGAATTATCAACCAGCACAGAACTAGAGACTTCATTTGTTGCTCCAAAGACCGAAGTTGACGCTGTAATCACATTCCAGTTAATTGCAAACGACGGCTCAAAAGATAGCGAACCAGACACAGTAGATGTCATGGTTAAAGGAGCCCCTGTAAAGATAATAACTGCAAATGCAGGCAATGACCAGCGAGTTCAAGAAAACTCTAAGGTAACACTCTTTGGCTCTGGTAAGGACCAAATGAAGCACAATCTCTCCTACAACTGGAGACAAATCTCTGGCGTACAGGTAGAACTCTCTGCAAATGACGTTGCAAAACCATCGTTCACTGCACCACTAGTTGCAAACGGTGAAACAAAGAAGCTTACCTTTGAAATTACTGTCAGCGACGGAACCGGACGCAGTGCAATGGACACAGTAACGGTAACTGTAGAGCCAATCAACAGCGCACCAACTGCAATTGCCAAAATAAAGACTGTGCGAGAAGCAGTATAA
- a CDS encoding ATPase: MKIVTIGSRIFVTSFQLAGVQGVVVDTPQNAFSAVKKLADDPDVGLVLISEDMSTPISTELTKLRATKSKPLIFALPASGSEKKEVDYRKMLKTILGV; encoded by the coding sequence GTGAAGATTGTAACTATAGGTAGCAGAATCTTTGTTACAAGCTTTCAGCTTGCGGGAGTACAAGGCGTAGTTGTTGATACCCCGCAAAATGCATTTTCCGCGGTAAAAAAACTAGCAGACGATCCCGATGTTGGATTGGTCTTGATATCAGAAGACATGTCGACCCCAATTAGCACAGAGCTCACTAAGCTTCGCGCAACAAAATCAAAACCACTCATATTTGCACTTCCAGCATCTGGCTCTGAGAAAAAGGAAGTCGACTATAGAAAAATGCTCAAGACAATCTTAGGCGTCTAA